In Pelmatolapia mariae isolate MD_Pm_ZW linkage group LG13, Pm_UMD_F_2, whole genome shotgun sequence, a genomic segment contains:
- the agt gene encoding angiotensinogen, giving the protein MKRLWSPLLVLLLYCCLSGSQANRVYVHPFYLFAAENVSCEILQAPTVKPLETLPVAPLDNEVLTPDHRDPSKVDVQRQNITERTAVLAELLNALGLRMYQALSSKHHSTNTLLSPVNTIGSLVTFYLGASKKTAASFQLLLGLSRDNDGEDCVSLIDGHKVLKTLQGINSLVDDGPKDEITTQIWAFTRQDAQLSEDFIQGTQELSDTSFIRGVDFSKPQVAEQLVNSFVEMTSDRKVKDIFKDLNATSNLLFITSFNFQGNWKKAFQPEETTLKEFHVDQTTTVIAPLMTHTGQYHYFNDTVRRCTIVKLSLSKRSYMLLVLPHEGVKLGDVESKLHTGVISDWHQNLQEGLLELSLPKSSMSSVTDLRDLLTTMNPKIEAKLLGSEAEFSQLSNTKPFTIDKAINKVLFEISEEGAEPQDQTQEEGVPLKLSINRPFFFSVIEGNSNSILMLGKIINPLL; this is encoded by the exons ATGAAGAGACTGTGGTCACCTCTTCTGGTCCTCCTATTATACTGCTGCCTCTCAGGAAGCCAAGCCAACCGAGTCTACGTTCACCCCTTCTATCTTTTTGCTGCCGAGAATGTCAGCTGTGAGATCCTGCAGGCCCCCACGGTTAAGCCTCTGGAGACACTTCCTGTGGCTCCCCTTGACAATGAAGTCTTGACACCAGACCACAGGGATCCATCAAAAGTCGATGTACAAAGGCAAAACATCACAGAGAGGACAGCAGTTTTGGCAGAGCTATTAAATGCTCTGGGCTTGAGGATGTACCAGGCTCTCAGCAGCAAGCATCACAGCACTAACACGCTCTTATCTCCAGTCAACACCATAGGATCCCTGGTCACTTTCTACCTGGGAGCCTCCAAGaagacagcagcttcattccag CTTCTACTAGGCCTGAGTAGGGATAATGATGGAGAGGACTGCGTGTCCTTAATAGATGGACACAAAGTTCTTAAGACCCTGCAGGGCATTAATTCTCTAGTGGACGATGGACCCAAAGATGAAATCACTACCCAGATTTGGGCCTTCACTCGCCAGGATGCTCAGCTGTCTGAGGACTTCATTCAAGGCACACAGGAGTTGTCAGACACGTCGTTTATCCGAGGTGTGGACTTCTCCAAACCTCAGGTAGCAGAGCAGCTGGTCAACAGCTTTGTGGAGATGACATCAGATAGGAAGGTGAAGGACATCTTCAAAGATCTGAATGCCACCAGTAACCTTCTGTTCATCACCTCCTTCAACTTCCAAG GAAACTGGAAGAAAGCTTTCCAGCCAGAGGAGACAACCTTGAAGGAGTTTCATGTGGATCAAACAACCACAGTAATAGCTCCACTGATGACCCACACGGGTCAGTACCACTACTTCAACGATACG gtgcgGCGATGCACCATTGTGAAGCTGTCTCTGAGCAAACGCTCCTACATGTTGTTGGTCTTGCCTCATGAGGGGGTTAAACTCGGTGATGTGGAGTCAAAGCTGCACACAGGCGTCATTTCTGACTGGCACCAAAATCTTCAGGAAGG TCTCCTGGAGCTGTCACTCCCCAAGTCCTCCATGTCCTCTGTGACTGATTTGCGTGACCTGCTGACTACCATGAATCCTAAAATCGAGGCCAAACTGTTGGGCTCCGAGGCCGAGTTCAGCCaactcagcaacaccaaacCCTTCACCATAGATAAG GCCATCAACAAAGTGCTGTTTGAGATTTCAGAGGAAGGAGCAGAACCTCAGGACCAGACACAGGAAGAGGGCGTCCCTCTGAAGCTGTCCATTAACAggcctttctttttttctgttatagAAGGAAATTCTAACTCCATCCTTATGCTGGGCAAGATCATAAATCCTCTGCTCTAA
- the ikzf5 gene encoding zinc finger protein Pegasus isoform X2 — translation MGEEKPDTLDFVKDFQEYLSQQTQHVNMISGSVSGVKEADELPADCSQNGLDHPSVDMSLEDNSGILVDGFERTYDGKLKCRYCNYATRGTARLIEHIRIHTGEKPHRCHLCPFASAYERHLEAHMRSHTGEKPYKCELCSFRCSDRSNLSHHRRRRHKLLPMKGARSLSHKKMLSVLQKKASSLGYGRRLLINFSPPSMVVHKADNVNDFSHELPHLRQETYDNQSRAGEDALSANQNHHHHDMVVDNPLNQLSTLAGQLASLPSESQPQTQPSMSPGAESIVDEKPFLIQQPHPATAPVAVTANMAHASSSSPITPEPRAPPHSNCSPGAGPCSEHSGRTSTPSISNSQPSTPAPGLSAPLQDPHMLHHCQHCDIYFPDNILYTIHMGCHGYENPFQCNICGHKCKSKYDFACHFARGQHK, via the exons ATGGGGGAGGAAAAACCGGACACGCTGGACTTTGTGAAGGATTTTCAGGAGTATCTGAGCCAGCAGACTCAACATGTCAACATGATATCAGGCTCTGTCAGCGGCGTCAAGGAGGCGGATGAGCTGCCAGCAG ACTGCAGTCAGAATGGACTGGATCACCCCTCAGTGGACATGTCATTGGAGGACAACTCAGGGATCCTGGTAGATGGTTTCGAGAGGACCTATGATGGCAAGCTCAAGTGCCGCTACTGCAACTATGCTACCAGAGGCACAGCACGGCTCATTGAACACATTCGAATTCACACAG GAGAGAAACCTCACCGCTGCCACCTCTGCCCATTTGCTTCGGCCTACGAGCGTCACCTGGAGGCCCACATGAGATCGCACACTGGCGAGAAGCCTTACAAGTGTGAGCTGTGCTCATTCCGCTGCAGCGATCGTAGCAACTTGTCACACCATCGCCGGAGACGTCACAAACTCCTGCCAATGAAAGGCGCCCGCTCACTGTCCCACAAGAAGATGCTGAGTGTTTTACAGAAAAAAGCCAGTTCATTGGGCTATGGCCGCAGGCTCCTTATCAATTTCAGCCCCCCTTCTATGGTGGTGCACAAGGCTGACAATGTGAACGACTTCTCCCATGAGTTGCCCCACTTACGCCAGGAAACCTATGATAATCAAAGTCGAGCAGGCGAGGACGCTCTCTCTGCAAACCAAAATCACCATCACCATGATATGGTCGTGGATAACCCCCTGAACCAGTTGTCTACTCTGGCAGGCCAGTTGGCCAGTCTCCCCTCAGAGTCCCAGCCCCAGACTCAGCCTTCGATGTCTCCAGGAGCAGAGTCTATCGTTGATGAGAAGCCATTCCTCATCCAGCAGCCACACCCTGCCACGGCTCCTGTTGCTGTGACAGCCAATATGGCCCATGCTTCTTCCTCATCCCCAATCACCCCAGAACCCCGGGCTCCTCCCCACAGTAATTGCAGTCCTGGAGCGGGACCATGCAGCGAGCACAGTGGGCGCACCAGCACCCCTAGTATCTCCAACAGCCAGCCCAGTACGCCAGCTCCCGGCCTGTCCGCCCCACTTCAGGACCCCCACATGCTGCATCACTGCCAGCACTGTGATATCTACTTCCCTGACAACATCCTCTACACCATTCACATGGGCTGCCATGGCTACGAGAACCCATTCCAGTGCAACATCTGCGGCCACAAGTGCAAGAGCAAGTACGACTTTGCCTGCCACTTTGCACGCGGGCAACACAAGTAA
- the ikzf5 gene encoding zinc finger protein Pegasus isoform X1, with translation MGEEKPDTLDFVKDFQEYLSQQTQHVNMISGSVSGVKEADELPAADCSQNGLDHPSVDMSLEDNSGILVDGFERTYDGKLKCRYCNYATRGTARLIEHIRIHTGEKPHRCHLCPFASAYERHLEAHMRSHTGEKPYKCELCSFRCSDRSNLSHHRRRRHKLLPMKGARSLSHKKMLSVLQKKASSLGYGRRLLINFSPPSMVVHKADNVNDFSHELPHLRQETYDNQSRAGEDALSANQNHHHHDMVVDNPLNQLSTLAGQLASLPSESQPQTQPSMSPGAESIVDEKPFLIQQPHPATAPVAVTANMAHASSSSPITPEPRAPPHSNCSPGAGPCSEHSGRTSTPSISNSQPSTPAPGLSAPLQDPHMLHHCQHCDIYFPDNILYTIHMGCHGYENPFQCNICGHKCKSKYDFACHFARGQHK, from the exons ATGGGGGAGGAAAAACCGGACACGCTGGACTTTGTGAAGGATTTTCAGGAGTATCTGAGCCAGCAGACTCAACATGTCAACATGATATCAGGCTCTGTCAGCGGCGTCAAGGAGGCGGATGAGCTGCCAGCAG CAGACTGCAGTCAGAATGGACTGGATCACCCCTCAGTGGACATGTCATTGGAGGACAACTCAGGGATCCTGGTAGATGGTTTCGAGAGGACCTATGATGGCAAGCTCAAGTGCCGCTACTGCAACTATGCTACCAGAGGCACAGCACGGCTCATTGAACACATTCGAATTCACACAG GAGAGAAACCTCACCGCTGCCACCTCTGCCCATTTGCTTCGGCCTACGAGCGTCACCTGGAGGCCCACATGAGATCGCACACTGGCGAGAAGCCTTACAAGTGTGAGCTGTGCTCATTCCGCTGCAGCGATCGTAGCAACTTGTCACACCATCGCCGGAGACGTCACAAACTCCTGCCAATGAAAGGCGCCCGCTCACTGTCCCACAAGAAGATGCTGAGTGTTTTACAGAAAAAAGCCAGTTCATTGGGCTATGGCCGCAGGCTCCTTATCAATTTCAGCCCCCCTTCTATGGTGGTGCACAAGGCTGACAATGTGAACGACTTCTCCCATGAGTTGCCCCACTTACGCCAGGAAACCTATGATAATCAAAGTCGAGCAGGCGAGGACGCTCTCTCTGCAAACCAAAATCACCATCACCATGATATGGTCGTGGATAACCCCCTGAACCAGTTGTCTACTCTGGCAGGCCAGTTGGCCAGTCTCCCCTCAGAGTCCCAGCCCCAGACTCAGCCTTCGATGTCTCCAGGAGCAGAGTCTATCGTTGATGAGAAGCCATTCCTCATCCAGCAGCCACACCCTGCCACGGCTCCTGTTGCTGTGACAGCCAATATGGCCCATGCTTCTTCCTCATCCCCAATCACCCCAGAACCCCGGGCTCCTCCCCACAGTAATTGCAGTCCTGGAGCGGGACCATGCAGCGAGCACAGTGGGCGCACCAGCACCCCTAGTATCTCCAACAGCCAGCCCAGTACGCCAGCTCCCGGCCTGTCCGCCCCACTTCAGGACCCCCACATGCTGCATCACTGCCAGCACTGTGATATCTACTTCCCTGACAACATCCTCTACACCATTCACATGGGCTGCCATGGCTACGAGAACCCATTCCAGTGCAACATCTGCGGCCACAAGTGCAAGAGCAAGTACGACTTTGCCTGCCACTTTGCACGCGGGCAACACAAGTAA
- the LOC134640396 gene encoding deleted in malignant brain tumors 1 protein-like, giving the protein MPTTMPVTDYCQSPDFTTGSCGGNLFGSGTFSSPNYPSYYHDDAYCMWQLRALISNLWLLLCLKKHRLENCCSCDYIEIYDGPYVYSPLLGKVCNNSLSTFFSTSNYMTVVFRTDGSVVGRGFNAEFTSSLTPSSGRVDCSSDNMNIVIEKSYLNSLGYDGHSLYLNDPHCRPQISSYHVVFSFPLNTCGNIREFENGRIVYTNSLRAYSSNYGEITRQSNQFKLNVNCRMEQDSVSQILYKVDEPDNTTITGTGRYNTSMVFYQSSSFYYQVTTFPYEITLNQNLFIEIDMRRGDSSLVLFIDTCVASPSAFDFQSRPYYLVRNGNISFFIILRCPIDNTYYAYTTGTSPFARFTFKAFQFLRATEDVYLQCKVLICPASDYNSRCRRGCTKRVARDVGSEHESETLVVGPIHLLDPETKEDATDEQKET; this is encoded by the exons ATGCCCACTACCATGCCTGTTACAG ATTACTGCCAGTCTCCTGACTTTACCACAG GGTCATGTGGAGGCAATCTGTTTGGCTCTGGCACCTTCTCTAGCCCTAACTATCCCAGCTACTATCATGACGATGCCTACTGCATGTGGCAACTAAGAGCT TTAATTTCTAATTTATGgcttttattgtgtttaaaaaaacacaggCTGGAAAACTGCTGTTCCTGTGACTACATTGAAATCTATGATGGGCCATATGTTTATTCTCCATTGTTGGGCAAAGTCTGCAACAACAGTCTGAGCACTTTCTTCTCCACTTCCAACTACATGACTGTGGTCTTCCGGACTGATGGTTCTGTGGTTGGTCGAGGGTTCAACGCCGAGTTCACGAGCTCTTTGACACCAAGCTCAG GTCGAGTGGACTGCTCCTCAGACAACATGAACATCGTGATTGAGAAGTCTTACTTGAACTCTTTGGGTTATGATGGTCACAGCCTGTACCTGAATGACCCACACTGCAGACCCCAGATTTCCTCATACCACGTGGTCTTCAGTTTTCCTCTCAACACTTGTGGCAACATAAGAGAG TTTGAGAATGGCAGAATTGTGTACACAAACAGTCTTCGTGCCTACAGCTCCAACTACGGCGAGATCACACGCCAGTCTAACCAGTTTAAGCTAAACGTCAACTGCCGAATGGAGCAAGACTCGGTATCTCAGATTTTATACAAGGTCGATGAACCAGACAACACCACCATAACGGGCACAGGCAGATACAACACCAGCATGGTTTTCTACCAATCCAGCAGCTTCTACTATCAG GTGACTACATTTCCGTATGAGATAACACTAAACCAGAACTTGTTTATTGAAATCGATATGAGGAGAGGTGACAGCAGTCTGGTCCTCTTTATTGACACCTGTGTAGCATCACCATCAGCCTTTGATTTCCAGTCAAGACCCTACTACTTGGTTCGCAATGG TAACATCTCTTTCTTTATCATCCTCAGATGTCCAATAGATAACACCTACTATGCCTACACTACTGGCACCAGCCCGTTTGCCCGTTTCACATTTAAGGCCTTCCAGTTCTTGCGGGCCACAGAAGATGTGTACCTCCAGTGCAAGGTCCTAATATGTCCAGCCTCCGACTACAACTCCCGCTGCCGCCGCGGATGCACCAAGCGAGTGGCCAGAGACGTGGGGTCTGAACATGAGAGTGAAACTCTGGTTGTGGGTCCCATTCACCTCTTAG aCCCTGAGACAAAGGAAGATGCGACTGATGAGCAGAAAGAAACTTAA